The proteins below are encoded in one region of Xenopus laevis strain J_2021 chromosome 8L, Xenopus_laevis_v10.1, whole genome shotgun sequence:
- the LOC121397213 gene encoding butyrophilin subfamily 2 member A2-like isoform X1 yields MSVPIGSDATLHCYLVPEMNAENMEINWFKPSYIPYVHMYNRGEEDKSKQMEQFVNRTEFLKQNITRGGVALLIRNVTFKDLGKYYCYFESDYHHGRTIIQLNGTAIGTAPNILYSEQNDFVVCNSSGWFPRPHVTWTDSAGNLLNASWTEVLREGDLFGVTSVIPLIPGSNITCTVTNDITESRQSSALIPEMKPSPETGNSCYYFSIIPCVLFMCLLFLWFQMKKFMPTALFCLQRSPSNSHSTANYPTCHKKSISSTLKAAASSGIQ; encoded by the exons ATGTCTGTTCCTATCGGTTCTGATGCCACTTTACACTGTTATCTGGTTCCTGAGATGAATGCTGAGAACATGGAAATTAATTGGTTCAAACCATCATACATTCCCTATGTGCACATGTACAATAGAGGAGAAGAAGACAAGTCAAAACAGATGGAGCAGTTTGTTAATAGAACAGAATTCCTGAAACAGAACATCACTAGAGGAGGAGTGGCTTTGCTTATCCGGAATGTCACATTTAAAGATTTGggaaaatattattgttattttgagTCGGATTATCATCATGGCAGAACGATCATTCAGTTAAATGGCACTG cAATTGGTACTGcaccaaatattttatattcGGAACAAAATGACTTTGTGGTGTGTAATTCATCCGGATGGTTCCCCCGACCTCATGTTACATGGACTGACAGTGCCGGAAACCTGTTAAACGCATCCTGGACAGAAGTGTTAAGAGAAGGAGATTTGTTTGGTGTGACCAGCGTTATCCCACTAATACCCGGCTCCAACATTACCTGCACTGTTACAAACGATATAACTGAAAGCAGACAGTCCAGCGCACTCATCCCAG AAATGAAGCCTTCACCAGAAACAGGCAATTCCTGTTATTACTTCAGCATCATTccctgtgttttatttatgtgCTTATTATTTTTATGGTTCCAAATGAAGAAGTTCA TGCCCACAGCTTTATTCTGCCTACAGAGAAGCCCAAGCAACTCCCATTCAACTGCAAACTACCCCACCTGCCACAAGAAGAGCATCTCATCTACTCTAAAAGCTGCTGCCTCTTCTGGAATTCAGTAA
- the LOC121397213 gene encoding butyrophilin subfamily 2 member A2-like isoform X2: protein MSVPIGSDATLHCYLVPEMNAENMEINWFKPSYIPYVHMYNRGEEDKSKQMEQFVNRTEFLKQNITRGGVALLIRNVTFKDLGKYYCYFESDYHHGRTIIQLNGTAIGTAPNILYSEQNDFVVCNSSGWFPRPHVTWTDSAGNLLNASWTEVLREGDLFGVTSVIPLIPGSNITCTVTNDITESRQSSALIPVPTALFCLQRSPSNSHSTANYPTCHKKSISSTLKAAASSGIQ, encoded by the exons ATGTCTGTTCCTATCGGTTCTGATGCCACTTTACACTGTTATCTGGTTCCTGAGATGAATGCTGAGAACATGGAAATTAATTGGTTCAAACCATCATACATTCCCTATGTGCACATGTACAATAGAGGAGAAGAAGACAAGTCAAAACAGATGGAGCAGTTTGTTAATAGAACAGAATTCCTGAAACAGAACATCACTAGAGGAGGAGTGGCTTTGCTTATCCGGAATGTCACATTTAAAGATTTGggaaaatattattgttattttgagTCGGATTATCATCATGGCAGAACGATCATTCAGTTAAATGGCACTG cAATTGGTACTGcaccaaatattttatattcGGAACAAAATGACTTTGTGGTGTGTAATTCATCCGGATGGTTCCCCCGACCTCATGTTACATGGACTGACAGTGCCGGAAACCTGTTAAACGCATCCTGGACAGAAGTGTTAAGAGAAGGAGATTTGTTTGGTGTGACCAGCGTTATCCCACTAATACCCGGCTCCAACATTACCTGCACTGTTACAAACGATATAACTGAAAGCAGACAGTCCAGCGCACTCATCCCAG TGCCCACAGCTTTATTCTGCCTACAGAGAAGCCCAAGCAACTCCCATTCAACTGCAAACTACCCCACCTGCCACAAGAAGAGCATCTCATCTACTCTAAAAGCTGCTGCCTCTTCTGGAATTCAGTAA
- the LOC121397213 gene encoding butyrophilin subfamily 2 member A2-like isoform X3 — protein sequence MSVPIGSDATLHCYLVPEMNAENMEINWFKPSYIPYVHMYNRGEEDKSKQMEQFVNRTEFLKQNITRGGVALLIRNVTFKDLGKYYCYFESDYHHGRTIIQLNGTAIGTAPNILYSEQNDFVVCNSSGWFPRPHVTWTDSAGNLLNASWTEVLREGDLFGVTSVIPLIPGSNITCTVTNDITESRQSSALIPEMKPSPETGNSCYYFSIIPCVLFMCLLFLWFQMKKFKQRKC from the exons ATGTCTGTTCCTATCGGTTCTGATGCCACTTTACACTGTTATCTGGTTCCTGAGATGAATGCTGAGAACATGGAAATTAATTGGTTCAAACCATCATACATTCCCTATGTGCACATGTACAATAGAGGAGAAGAAGACAAGTCAAAACAGATGGAGCAGTTTGTTAATAGAACAGAATTCCTGAAACAGAACATCACTAGAGGAGGAGTGGCTTTGCTTATCCGGAATGTCACATTTAAAGATTTGggaaaatattattgttattttgagTCGGATTATCATCATGGCAGAACGATCATTCAGTTAAATGGCACTG cAATTGGTACTGcaccaaatattttatattcGGAACAAAATGACTTTGTGGTGTGTAATTCATCCGGATGGTTCCCCCGACCTCATGTTACATGGACTGACAGTGCCGGAAACCTGTTAAACGCATCCTGGACAGAAGTGTTAAGAGAAGGAGATTTGTTTGGTGTGACCAGCGTTATCCCACTAATACCCGGCTCCAACATTACCTGCACTGTTACAAACGATATAACTGAAAGCAGACAGTCCAGCGCACTCATCCCAG AAATGAAGCCTTCACCAGAAACAGGCAATTCCTGTTATTACTTCAGCATCATTccctgtgttttatttatgtgCTTATTATTTTTATGGTTCCAAATGAAGAAGTTCA AGCAGAGAAAATGTTGA